GACATCGGCGTCCCCAACGGCTGCCTCGGGATCGGTCGTCGTCTCGGGTGCGGTGCCGAGTTCTCCGGCCCGCTCCAGTACGTCGTCGTCGATCCCGTAGCCCTCCGGGGTCGCGACGGTCAGGTCGAGGCCGACCATTGCCGCGCCGAGGACGAACGACTGGGCGACGTTGTTGCCGTCGCCGACCCAGGCGACTCTCACCTCGTCGAATCCGCCGAAGTGCTCGCGGATGGTCAGTAGATCTGCGAGTGTCTGGCAGGGGTGGGCGTCGTCAGTGAGCCCGTTGATCACCGGCACGGTCGCGTATTCGGCCAGCTTCTGGGCGTCTTCGTGGTCGAACAGCCGCGCCATGATCGTGTCAGTGTACCGCGAGACCGCCCGCGCGGTGTCCTTGACCGGCTCGCCTTCTCCGAGGTGGATGTCGTCCGGCCCGAGGAAAATGGCGTGGCCGCCGAGTTGGGTCATGCCAGTCTCGAAAGAGACCCGTGTCCGGGTCGAGGGCTTTTCGAAGATCATCGCCAGCGTCTCGTCTTCGAGCGGTTTGCCCGGTTCCTTGCCGGCTTTGATCGCGGCCGCGCGGTCGAGGACGCTCGTCAACTCCTCGGCCGAGAGATCGTCGACATCGAGTACGTTGCGTGTCATGGTTCTAAGAGAGTCGTCGTGACGTCCTCTAAGACGGCAACCGAGTGGTCGTACTCGGGCAGCGGCAGGTGTTCGTCCGGAGCGTGGTCAAGATCCGAGTCGCCGGGGCCGTAGGTCACCATCTCGGCGTCCCAGGCGTCGGCGTAGATGTTCATGTCGCTGGTCCCGGTCTTGCGCAACAGGCGTGGGTCGCCGTCGCGCTTACGAATCGCCGCACGAAAGGCGCGGGCGACTTCGGTCCGGGGACTCATCATCACCGGTTCGACCCAATCGTCCCAGTTGACCGTCCCGTTCTCTAAGTGGCCGCCGGCCATTTCTCTGAGTTCGTCGGTCGTGTACTCCGGCGGGACGCGCAACTGGACGCGCATGGTCGTCTCGACGGAGAGTCCGTCGTCGCTGATCCCGCCGTCGATATCGACTGGTTTGCAGGTCACTCGCTCGAAAACGGGGTGCCACTCGTCTTTGGCGAACTCGCTTTCGACGCGGTTCCACCAGTCGATGGCGTCTTGAATCGCGTTGTTGTCGGGCCGCGAGGAGTGCCCAGATTCGCTGGTAGCGACGTACGTGCCACCGAGCAGACCGCGATACCCGAGCGTGATTCCGTCCCAGCCGGAGGGTTCGCCGTTGATCACCACGTCGGGCTCGCTATCGCGGTCCGCGACCAGGTAGCGTCCGCCGGTCGAGTCGACCTCCTCACCGACGACGCCGGCAAAGCTCGCCCCCGTCCGGACTGCTACGGCGGCCATCGCCGCCAGGGGTCCCTTGGCGTCGACACTCCCGCGACCCCACAGCACTGTCTCGCCGTCGTCGTTCTCTTCTAACCGCACTGGAATGTCTCCCGGCACGGTGTCGATGTGAGAGGTGAGGAGGACGCCATCGTCTGCCGGGGCACGGATGTTGCCCACGTCGTCGACCCAGACCTCGCGGTCGTGTGCCTCGAAGAAGGCCACGAGTTCTTCGGTAGCCGCCTCGACGTTGCCAGAGACAGACGGCGTACTGACAAGATCAACGAGTAGTTCGCGGGCCGCCGCTGTCGAGACTTCCGCCGCTTGATCTTCAGTCGCGGCGCTCATCAGTCGATCGCCTCCGATAGCGCCGCGACGGCCGCGTCAGCGTCCTCGCGATCGACGACCAGCGGCGGGAGAAGCCGTACGACCGTTCGACCGGCCGGCAGCGCCAGCACCTGATGGTTCAGGGCGAGATCCTTGAGCACGCGGTTGGCCCCGCGCTTGATCTCGACACCGACCATGAGTCCTTCGCCACGGACCTCGCGGGCACTGTCACCGAGTTCTTCGCTGAGTTGCCCACGAAGGTACTCGCCCACGTCGGCGGCGTGGCTCGGGATCTCTTCTTCGACGAGCGTCGAGACCGTTGCCTCGGCGGCCGCCGAAACTACTGGCCCGCCCGAAAACGTCGAGGCGTGCGAGCCGTAGTCCTCGGCGATCCAGTCACGACAGAGCGTTGCGCCCATCGGGAAGCCATTGGCCAGTCCCTTTGCCGTCGTGAGCATGTCCGGGACGACGCCGCTTTTCTCGCAGGCCCACAGCGCTCCCGTTCGGCCCATGCCGGTCTGGACCTCGTCGAAGATCAGTGCTGCGTCGGCCTCGTCGGTGATCTCGCGGGCGGCCTCGAGGTACTCCGTCGAGGCGGGGTGGATCCCGCCCTCGCCCTGGATGGGTTCCATGATGACCGCGGCCGTCTCGTCGTCGACAGCCTCGGCGAGGGCCTCGCTGTCGTCGTAGGGGACGAACTCGACGTCGCCGATCAGCGGTTCGTAGGGCTTCTTGTACTTGTCCTTCCAGGTGGTCGCCAGCGCCCCCATCGTCCGGCCGTGAAAGCCCTGCATGGTGGCGACGATCTTCGAGTCGCCCGTCGCCGACCGGGCGAACTTCAGGGCGGCCTCGTTGGCCTCCGTCCCCGAATTGCACAGCCAGACGTTGTCGATGTCGCCTGGTGCGACGGCCGCCAGTCGGTCGTACAGTTGCGTCCGGGTTTCGACGGGATAGGACGCCTGGACGTAGGTCAGGTCGTCGATCTGGTCTTTGGCGGCCGTATCGACGGCTGCGTGGCTGTGCCCCAGTGGGACGCAAGCGTAACTTGCGCCCATGTCTAGATACTCTCTACCCGCGTCGTCGTAGACGACTGCACCGTCTCCGTCCTCGATCTGTATCGGTTTCTCTGAAAAGACGAATCCGCTCATGATTGATCCTCCGTATCGATCGCTGTTTCGTGTACGTGTGTTCCGCTTCCGTCGAGGGCAGCACTGATTGGGTCGGCAGCGTTGGCGTCAGCGACGACGACCGCAGGTGCGCCGCCGACGAGTGCCTCTTTGGCAGCCATGATTTTGCGCTCCATGAAGCCCTCGGCGGCGTCTTCGAGCGTCTCCCAGTCCTCGCCCGTCTCGACTGATTCGATCAGCGTCTCGGCATCGTCGGGATCCTCGTAGACACCAGCAACGTCCGTCAGTAGGACGAGCCTCGCGTCGAGTGCCCCGGCGATGGCGGCCGCCGAGCGGTCGGCGTCGGTGTTGACCGGAATCCACTCGGCATCATCCTTACCGGCCATCGGTGGCCCGGCAACTGGGGTGTATCCATCGTCTAACAACGTATACAGTAGGTCCTCGTTGACCTCCTTGATCGAGCCCGAGTGATCGCCGCGCTTGATCTTCCGTTTGCCGTCCTCCATGACGCGAACAGCCGATTTCCGGGGTCCGGCCAGGAGTTTCCCATCGACGCCGTTGAGTCCCACCGCGTCGACGCCTTGGCTCTGCAAGCCCGCGACGAGTTGCGTGTTGAGGTGGCCAAATGCCATCTCGAAGACTTCCATGGTCTTCTCGTCGGTGAATCGGCCGACGACACCGGAAGGCGTCTCGACGTACTCCGGCTCGATCCCCATGCGTTCGAGGGTCTCGTCCACTTTTGTCGAGCCGCCGTGGACGACGACGACGTCTTCTCCCTCGTCTCGCGGGTCGCTGTCCTCCCCGCTCGACGTTTCCGAGGCGCTTCGCGCCTCGCCCTCGACTAACGAGGCGACATCAGCCAGCGCGCCTTCTGGATCGACCGCGCGAGCGCCGCCGACTTTGACGACCACGGTCACGCGCGACACACCTCCGTCATGGCGATCCCACCGGGTGCATTCCCGCAAAGTCCAGTCCGGCCGTCTCTTCGAGGCCGAGCGCGATGTTGGCCGCGTGGACGGCCTGGCCGGCCGAGCCTTT
The sequence above is drawn from the Halorhabdus sp. CBA1104 genome and encodes:
- the argF gene encoding ornithine carbamoyltransferase gives rise to the protein MTRNVLDVDDLSAEELTSVLDRAAAIKAGKEPGKPLEDETLAMIFEKPSTRTRVSFETGMTQLGGHAIFLGPDDIHLGEGEPVKDTARAVSRYTDTIMARLFDHEDAQKLAEYATVPVINGLTDDAHPCQTLADLLTIREHFGGFDEVRVAWVGDGNNVAQSFVLGAAMVGLDLTVATPEGYGIDDDVLERAGELGTAPETTTDPEAAVGDADVVYTDVFVSMGQEDRREEKLEAFEGFQITADLLGDRALMHCLPAHRGEEVTDEVIESDSAIVWDQAENRLHAQNGLLVWLAER
- a CDS encoding [LysW]-lysine hydrolase, which translates into the protein MSAATEDQAAEVSTAAARELLVDLVSTPSVSGNVEAATEELVAFFEAHDREVWVDDVGNIRAPADDGVLLTSHIDTVPGDIPVRLEENDDGETVLWGRGSVDAKGPLAAMAAVAVRTGASFAGVVGEEVDSTGGRYLVADRDSEPDVVINGEPSGWDGITLGYRGLLGGTYVATSESGHSSRPDNNAIQDAIDWWNRVESEFAKDEWHPVFERVTCKPVDIDGGISDDGLSVETTMRVQLRVPPEYTTDELREMAGGHLENGTVNWDDWVEPVMMSPRTEVARAFRAAIRKRDGDPRLLRKTGTSDMNIYADAWDAEMVTYGPGDSDLDHAPDEHLPLPEYDHSVAVLEDVTTTLLEP
- a CDS encoding aspartate aminotransferase family protein, with translation MSGFVFSEKPIQIEDGDGAVVYDDAGREYLDMGASYACVPLGHSHAAVDTAAKDQIDDLTYVQASYPVETRTQLYDRLAAVAPGDIDNVWLCNSGTEANEAALKFARSATGDSKIVATMQGFHGRTMGALATTWKDKYKKPYEPLIGDVEFVPYDDSEALAEAVDDETAAVIMEPIQGEGGIHPASTEYLEAAREITDEADAALIFDEVQTGMGRTGALWACEKSGVVPDMLTTAKGLANGFPMGATLCRDWIAEDYGSHASTFSGGPVVSAAAEATVSTLVEEEIPSHAADVGEYLRGQLSEELGDSAREVRGEGLMVGVEIKRGANRVLKDLALNHQVLALPAGRTVVRLLPPLVVDREDADAAVAALSEAID
- a CDS encoding acetylglutamate/acetylaminoadipate kinase; translation: MTVVVKVGGARAVDPEGALADVASLVEGEARSASETSSGEDSDPRDEGEDVVVVHGGSTKVDETLERMGIEPEYVETPSGVVGRFTDEKTMEVFEMAFGHLNTQLVAGLQSQGVDAVGLNGVDGKLLAGPRKSAVRVMEDGKRKIKRGDHSGSIKEVNEDLLYTLLDDGYTPVAGPPMAGKDDAEWIPVNTDADRSAAAIAGALDARLVLLTDVAGVYEDPDDAETLIESVETGEDWETLEDAAEGFMERKIMAAKEALVGGAPAVVVADANAADPISAALDGSGTHVHETAIDTEDQS